A single region of the Pseudomonas solani genome encodes:
- a CDS encoding alkane 1-monooxygenase — protein MNALHYLKYFLFQGIGLLAALSLLAGGIWTSAGLLAILAFYLVGDAIAGDDTSTPHFKHPGILTVQLWLALPLLGFIVFAALWSVSAGDPLGFGAALSRLSGRDLIAARDATAGIHHVSAWLLTGLMIGMIGTITAHELTHRTWDRVSMLIGRWLLAFSFDTVFAIEHVYGHHRYVSTTEDPATAPRGRNVYWHVLVSTLKGNLSAWHIERRRLARKGQSLFGWHNAVLRGHAMSLLLVAAAWGIGGWRVALFFIACALWGKALLEIVNYMEHYGMVRNPATPVQPRHSWNSNRRISSWSMFNLTRHSHHHAQGEVPYQDLRPFPDAPMMIGGYLTTIMVAMIPPLWHKLMTPKVLAWDAHFANEEERQLAAEANRRSGIAAMAENAHARRLG, from the coding sequence ATGAACGCGTTGCACTACCTGAAGTACTTCCTGTTCCAGGGCATCGGGCTGCTCGCCGCGCTGTCCCTGCTGGCCGGCGGCATCTGGACCAGCGCCGGGCTGCTGGCGATCCTCGCCTTCTACCTCGTCGGCGATGCCATCGCGGGGGACGACACCAGCACCCCGCACTTCAAGCATCCCGGCATCCTCACCGTCCAGCTGTGGCTGGCCCTGCCGCTGCTCGGCTTCATCGTCTTCGCGGCGCTGTGGAGCGTCAGCGCAGGCGACCCGTTGGGCTTCGGCGCGGCCCTCAGTCGCCTCAGCGGCCGTGACCTGATCGCCGCCCGCGACGCCACCGCCGGCATCCACCACGTCTCGGCCTGGCTGCTCACCGGCCTGATGATCGGCATGATCGGCACCATCACCGCCCATGAACTCACCCACCGCACCTGGGACCGGGTCTCCATGCTCATCGGCCGCTGGCTGCTGGCCTTCAGCTTCGACACGGTGTTCGCCATCGAGCACGTCTACGGCCATCACCGCTACGTCTCCACCACCGAAGACCCGGCCACCGCGCCGCGTGGGCGCAACGTCTACTGGCACGTGCTCGTCTCCACCCTCAAGGGCAACCTCAGCGCCTGGCACATCGAGCGCCGCCGCCTCGCCAGGAAGGGCCAAAGCCTGTTCGGCTGGCACAACGCGGTGCTGCGCGGGCACGCCATGAGTCTGCTGCTGGTGGCCGCCGCCTGGGGCATCGGTGGCTGGCGCGTGGCGCTGTTCTTCATCGCCTGCGCGCTGTGGGGCAAGGCCCTGCTGGAGATCGTCAACTACATGGAGCACTACGGCATGGTGCGCAACCCGGCCACGCCGGTGCAGCCCCGTCACTCGTGGAACAGCAACCGGCGCATCAGCTCCTGGAGCATGTTCAACCTCACCCGCCACTCCCACCACCACGCCCAGGGTGAGGTGCCCTACCAGGACCTGCGCCCCTTCCCGGACGCGCCGATGATGATCGGCGGCTACCTCACGACCATCATGGTCGCGATGATCCCGCCGCTCTGGCACAAGCTGATGACGCCCAAGGTCCTGGCCTGGGACGCCCACTTCGCTAACGAGGAAGAACGCCAGCTGGCGGCCGAGGCCAACCGCCGCAGCGGCATCGCGGCCATGGCGGAAAACGCCCACGCCCGCAGGTTGGGCTGA
- the sfnG gene encoding dimethylsulfone monooxygenase SfnG, producing the protein MSQQPIRFAYWVPNVSGGLVVSNIEQRTSWDADYNRKLAQIAERAGFDYALSQIRFTAGYGAENQHESVAISHALLAVTERLKVIAAILPGPWNPVLAAKQLATIDHLSNGRIAINVVSGWFRGEFHAIGEPWLDHDERYRRSEEFIRALKGIWTQDDFTFNGDFYRLRNYSLKPKPLQQPHPEIFQGGSSRAARDMASRVSDWYFTNGNSVEGIKAQVDDIRAKAAANGHSVKVGVNAFIIARDTEAEARAVLQEIIDKANPDAVNAFGAEVKNAGAASPEGEGNWAKSSFEDLVQYNDGFKTNLIGTPRQIAERIVALKAVGVDLILSGFLHFQEEVEYFGQHVLPLVRELEEEKRAERAVA; encoded by the coding sequence ATGAGCCAGCAACCGATCCGCTTCGCCTACTGGGTGCCCAACGTCAGTGGTGGCCTGGTGGTCAGCAACATCGAACAGCGCACCAGCTGGGACGCCGACTACAACCGCAAGCTGGCGCAGATCGCCGAGCGCGCGGGCTTCGACTACGCCCTGTCGCAGATCCGCTTCACCGCCGGCTACGGCGCGGAGAACCAGCACGAATCGGTGGCCATCAGCCACGCGCTGCTGGCCGTAACCGAGCGCCTCAAGGTGATCGCCGCCATCCTGCCCGGCCCGTGGAACCCGGTGCTGGCGGCCAAGCAGCTGGCCACCATCGACCACCTCAGCAACGGCCGCATCGCCATCAACGTGGTGTCCGGCTGGTTCCGTGGCGAATTCCACGCCATCGGCGAACCCTGGCTGGACCATGACGAGCGCTACCGCCGCTCGGAGGAATTCATCCGCGCCCTCAAGGGCATCTGGACCCAGGACGACTTCACCTTCAACGGCGACTTCTACCGCTTGCGCAACTACAGCCTGAAGCCCAAGCCGCTGCAGCAGCCGCACCCGGAAATCTTCCAGGGCGGCAGCTCGCGGGCCGCCCGCGACATGGCCTCGCGCGTGTCGGACTGGTACTTCACCAACGGCAACAGCGTGGAAGGCATCAAGGCGCAGGTCGACGACATCCGCGCCAAGGCGGCGGCCAACGGCCATTCGGTCAAGGTCGGGGTCAACGCCTTCATCATCGCCCGCGACACCGAGGCAGAAGCCCGCGCGGTGCTGCAGGAAATCATCGACAAGGCCAACCCGGACGCGGTCAACGCCTTCGGCGCCGAAGTGAAGAACGCCGGCGCCGCCAGCCCCGAGGGTGAAGGCAACTGGGCCAAGTCCAGCTTCGAGGACCTGGTGCAATACAACGACGGCTTCAAGACCAACCTCATCGGCACGCCCCGGCAGATCGCCGAACGCATCGTCGCCCTCAAGGCCGTGGGCGTGGACCTGATCCTCTCCGGCTTCCTGCACTTCCAGGAGGAAGTGGAGTACTTCGGCCAGCATGTGCTGCCGCTGGTGCGCGAGCTGGAGGAAGAGAAGCGCGCGGAGAGGGCGGTGGCCTGA
- a CDS encoding AraC family transcriptional regulator, whose amino-acid sequence MPDFRLPVQYLRQVAEQLRVMGVAPGEWLADCGVAPALLDDPEYQPGIELFGPLMQQALRLSGEPALGLLIGERLGVGTHGVLGFAALQGGSLRQVIQLLERYLAVRTTLARVQLDGEPAQAREHLRFVAEYPLGEVEQTVMEAVMLAVKNIFDAITPAGRSASRISFPAPQPIYAALAEQLFGCPVDYAQSWAGFTFDTAMLDTPLRMADPSAFREAELICQRELKKLGEKSSLGARVRRLILERQNAFPSLVTIARLLYMTPRTLHRRLLAEGTSYKQILKEVRHVLAIEHLRAGRLTVEEIAQVLGYSDVANFRRAFKQWEGVAPSAFVAP is encoded by the coding sequence ATGCCTGACTTCCGACTCCCCGTGCAGTACCTGCGACAGGTCGCGGAACAGCTGCGGGTGATGGGTGTGGCCCCGGGCGAATGGCTGGCCGATTGCGGCGTGGCCCCCGCGCTGCTGGACGACCCGGAGTACCAGCCCGGTATCGAGCTGTTCGGGCCGCTGATGCAGCAGGCGCTGCGGCTCAGCGGCGAGCCGGCGCTGGGGCTGTTGATCGGCGAGCGGCTGGGTGTCGGCACCCACGGCGTTCTCGGTTTTGCCGCGCTGCAGGGCGGCTCCCTGCGCCAGGTCATCCAGCTGCTGGAGCGCTACCTGGCGGTGCGCACCACCCTGGCCCGGGTGCAGCTCGACGGCGAACCGGCCCAGGCCCGGGAACACCTGCGCTTCGTGGCCGAGTACCCGCTCGGCGAGGTGGAGCAGACGGTGATGGAAGCGGTGATGCTGGCGGTGAAGAACATCTTCGACGCCATCACCCCGGCCGGGCGCTCGGCCAGCCGCATCAGCTTCCCGGCCCCGCAGCCCATCTACGCGGCACTGGCCGAGCAGCTCTTCGGCTGCCCGGTGGACTATGCGCAGTCTTGGGCCGGCTTCACCTTCGACACGGCGATGCTGGATACGCCGCTGCGCATGGCGGACCCTTCCGCCTTCCGCGAGGCGGAGCTGATCTGCCAGCGCGAGCTGAAGAAGCTGGGGGAGAAGAGCTCCCTGGGTGCGCGGGTGCGCCGGCTCATCCTCGAACGGCAGAACGCCTTCCCCAGCCTCGTCACCATCGCGCGCCTGCTCTACATGACGCCTCGCACGCTGCACCGCCGCCTGCTCGCGGAGGGCACCAGCTACAAGCAGATCCTCAAGGAAGTCCGCCACGTGCTGGCCATCGAACACCTCCGCGCCGGCCGGCTGACGGTGGAGGAAATCGCCCAGGTCCTGGGCTACAGCGACGTGGCCAACTTCCGGCGCGCCTTCAAACAATGGGAAGGCGTGGCGCCCTCGGCGTTCGTCGCCCCGTAG
- the phnE gene encoding phosphonate ABC transporter, permease protein PhnE has protein sequence MKRLANAALLLAALAAVVASFLYLGLDLLALTEAGNLKQMGAYAARFLQPDLSAPHLQAIAHGALETLAMSALGTLLAALVGLLLALPAAGRFGKPLQAVTRLLLNGLRAIPELVWAALMVLAAGLGPNAGTLALALHTAGVLGRLFAEALENTPTAPAEAIRQQGGGQVAAFCYGTLPNLWPQLLAYSLYRWENNIRMASVLGFVGAGGLGQMLYVSLSLFQEAQASSVILAMLALVFAVDALSGWTRQRWVRA, from the coding sequence ATGAAGCGCCTGGCCAATGCCGCCCTGCTGCTGGCGGCCCTCGCTGCCGTGGTCGCCTCCTTCCTCTACCTGGGGCTGGACCTGCTCGCCCTCACCGAGGCGGGCAACCTCAAGCAGATGGGCGCCTACGCCGCGCGCTTCCTGCAACCGGACCTGAGCGCCCCCCACCTGCAGGCCATCGCCCACGGCGCCCTGGAAACCCTCGCCATGTCGGCCCTCGGCACCCTGCTGGCGGCCCTCGTCGGGCTGCTCCTGGCGCTGCCCGCCGCCGGGCGTTTCGGCAAGCCACTGCAGGCCGTCACCCGCCTGCTGCTCAACGGCCTGCGCGCCATTCCCGAGCTGGTCTGGGCCGCACTGATGGTGCTCGCCGCCGGCCTCGGCCCCAACGCCGGCACCCTGGCCCTGGCCCTGCACACCGCCGGCGTGCTCGGCCGCCTGTTCGCCGAAGCCCTGGAAAACACCCCAACGGCCCCAGCCGAGGCCATCCGCCAACAGGGCGGCGGGCAGGTCGCCGCCTTCTGCTACGGCACCCTGCCCAACCTCTGGCCGCAGCTGCTGGCCTACTCGCTGTACCGCTGGGAAAACAACATCCGCATGGCCAGCGTGCTCGGCTTCGTCGGCGCCGGCGGCCTGGGGCAGATGCTCTACGTCAGCCTCAGCCTGTTCCAGGAAGCCCAGGCCAGCAGCGTGATCCTCGCCATGCTGGCGTTGGTGTTCGCCGTCGACGCCCTCAGCGGCTGGACGCGCCAGCGCTGGGTGCGCGCCTGA
- a CDS encoding 2Fe-2S iron-sulfur cluster-binding protein has product MFPFRSRSRPSQVRINATEILVNPKETLLQAALRHGIDFPHSCRVGGCATCKCRLLSGRVRELTEASYVLTDEELDQGYILACQSVPQGDLRIEVDLARHSARRRVRGKVVGQQRLTHDITHLQVQLDEALPYKAGQYATLTLDALPGQPRPFSFCTPMQPDAQVGFFIRKVPGGVFTGWVDERPLLGQGLVLEGPQGDFHLRPATAPLLLVAGGSGLAPLLAILHEALAAGVTRPATLLFGARQQRDLYALADITAIAARWPAPFRFVPVLSDIAPETPWSGARGLVTAQIPALLEPGAHAYLCGPPAMIDSASALLRGLGVAPEHIHADRFTTTAPAALADA; this is encoded by the coding sequence ATGTTTCCATTCCGCTCCCGATCCCGCCCCAGCCAGGTGCGGATCAACGCCACCGAGATCCTGGTGAACCCGAAGGAAACCCTGCTGCAGGCCGCCCTGCGCCACGGCATCGACTTCCCCCACAGCTGCCGCGTGGGCGGTTGCGCCACCTGCAAGTGCAGGCTGCTGTCCGGCCGCGTGCGCGAGCTGACCGAAGCCAGCTACGTGCTCACGGACGAGGAGCTGGACCAGGGCTACATCCTCGCCTGCCAGAGCGTGCCCCAGGGGGACCTGCGCATCGAGGTGGACCTCGCCCGGCACAGCGCCAGGCGCCGCGTGCGTGGCAAGGTGGTCGGCCAGCAGCGGCTCACCCACGACATCACCCACCTGCAGGTGCAGCTCGACGAGGCCCTGCCCTACAAGGCCGGCCAGTACGCAACGCTGACCCTCGACGCCCTGCCCGGCCAGCCACGGCCGTTCTCCTTCTGCACGCCGATGCAGCCCGATGCCCAGGTCGGCTTCTTCATCCGCAAGGTGCCCGGCGGCGTCTTCACCGGGTGGGTGGACGAACGCCCGTTGCTGGGCCAGGGCCTGGTGCTCGAAGGGCCCCAGGGCGACTTCCACCTGCGCCCCGCAACAGCGCCCTTGCTGCTGGTCGCCGGCGGCAGCGGCCTGGCGCCCCTGCTGGCGATCCTGCACGAGGCCCTGGCCGCTGGCGTCACCCGCCCGGCCACCCTGCTGTTCGGCGCCCGCCAGCAGCGCGACCTCTACGCCCTGGCAGACATCACCGCCATCGCCGCCCGATGGCCCGCGCCCTTCCGCTTCGTCCCGGTGCTCTCCGATATCGCCCCCGAGACACCCTGGAGCGGCGCGCGCGGGCTGGTCACGGCGCAGATCCCGGCGCTGCTGGAGCCCGGCGCCCACGCCTACCTCTGCGGCCCGCCCGCGATGATCGACAGCGCCAGTGCGCTGCTGCGCGGCCTGGGCGTGGCGCCCGAGCACATCCACGCCGACCGCTTCACCACCACCGCACCGGCGGCCCTGGCCGACGCCTGA
- a CDS encoding PhnE/PtxC family ABC transporter permease, whose product MLSRDTRDPAALPRLLLTLLAVALLWPGIRLAELDPGVLLQADSQSEMGRFVAGFWPPAHTPDFLALLLDATLQTLAIATAGMALALLVAVPAGLAASRALSLSAASRGGRPSALGQALRWPIRGLLIFLRSVPEIVWALLFVRAVGLGPTAGVLAIAITYAGMLGKVYAEILESVDQRPMHALLQAGSGRLGAFVYGLLPNAAAELTSYTLYRWECAIRASVVMGFVGAGGLGQQIDLSLRMFAGGEVASMLLTFFLLVLLADQLSRVLRGRLA is encoded by the coding sequence ATGCTGAGCCGCGACACCCGCGACCCCGCTGCCCTGCCCCGCCTGCTGCTGACGCTGCTGGCCGTCGCGCTGCTGTGGCCCGGCATCCGCCTGGCCGAGCTCGACCCGGGCGTGCTGCTGCAGGCCGATAGCCAGAGCGAGATGGGCCGCTTCGTCGCCGGCTTCTGGCCGCCAGCGCATACACCCGACTTCCTCGCCCTGCTGTTGGACGCCACCCTGCAGACCCTGGCCATCGCCACCGCCGGCATGGCCCTGGCGCTGCTGGTGGCGGTGCCCGCCGGCCTGGCCGCCAGCCGTGCCCTGTCGCTCTCCGCCGCCTCCCGTGGCGGGCGCCCGAGTGCCCTCGGCCAGGCCCTGCGCTGGCCCATCCGCGGGCTGCTGATCTTCCTGCGTAGCGTGCCGGAGATCGTCTGGGCGCTGCTCTTCGTCCGCGCCGTCGGCCTCGGCCCCACTGCGGGCGTGCTGGCCATCGCCATCACCTACGCCGGCATGCTCGGCAAGGTCTATGCGGAAATCCTCGAATCGGTGGACCAGCGCCCCATGCACGCCCTGCTGCAGGCCGGCAGCGGCCGCCTGGGCGCCTTCGTCTACGGCCTGCTGCCCAACGCCGCCGCCGAGCTGACCTCCTACACCCTGTACCGCTGGGAATGCGCCATCCGCGCCTCGGTGGTGATGGGCTTCGTCGGTGCCGGCGGCCTGGGCCAGCAGATCGACCTGTCGCTGCGCATGTTCGCCGGTGGCGAGGTGGCCAGCATGCTGCTGACCTTCTTCCTCCTGGTGCTGCTCGCCGACCAGCTCAGCCGCGTGCTGCGCGGGAGGCTGGCATGA
- a CDS encoding CusA/CzcA family heavy metal efflux RND transporter, with product MFERIIQFAIEQRIIVLLLVLAMAGLGVASYQKLPIDAVPDITNVQVQINTAAAGFSPLETEQRITFPIETAMAGLPHLKQTRSLSRSGFSQVTVIFEDGTDLYFARQLINERLQVAREQLPEGAEAVMGPISTGLGEIFLWTVEAEDGALKEDGTAYTPTDLRVIQDWIIKPQLRNVPGVAEINTIGGYAKEFQVAPDPKRLAAYGLTLVDLLTALERNNANVGAGFIERNGEQLLVRAPGQVKDLADIANIVIANVAGTPIRVSQVAEVQIGRELRTGAATENGREVVLGTVFMLIGENSRAVSQAVAARLDAINRSLPEGVVAVPVYDRTQLVDKAIATVKKNLIEGAILVVAVLFLFLGNIRAALITAMVIPLSMLFTFTGMFGNKVSANLMSLGALDFGIIVDGAVVIVENAIRRLAHAQQHHGRMLTRSERLHEVFAASKEARRALIFGQLIIMVVYLPIFALTGVEGKMFHPMAFTVVTALLGAMILSVTFVPAAIALFVTGKVKEEENVVMRLARRGYEPVLGWVMGHRVPVFGGALLLVLMSGVLASRMGSEFVPSLSEGDFALQALRVPGTSLTQSVDMQARLEMALIAQVPEIERVFARTGTAEIASDPMPPNISDAYVMLKPKDQWPDPGKPREAIIADLQRVAASVPGSNHELSQPIQLRFNELISGVRSDVAVKVFGDDMAVLNRTAGEIAQALEGVAGASEVKVEQTSGLPVLTINIDRDKAARYGLNAGDVQDTIAVAVGGQKAGTLFEGDRRFDMVVRLADPLRTDIDGLSRLLIPVPPLPGSGSERIAFISLAEVASLDLVLGPNQVSRENGKRLVVVSANVRGRDIGSFVEEAASRLEREVKVPAGYWTTWGGQFEQLQSAAKRLQVVVPVALLLVFVLLFMMFNNIRDGLLVFTGIPFALTGGVLALWLRDIPLSISAGVGFIALSGVAVLNGLVMIAFIRNLREEGRPLHEAVIEGALTRLRPVLMTALVASLGFVPMALATGTGAEVQRPLATVVIGGILSSTVLTLLVLPALYRWIYRRDEDPEPGVAP from the coding sequence ATGTTCGAACGCATCATCCAGTTCGCCATCGAGCAGCGCATCATCGTGTTGCTGCTGGTGTTGGCCATGGCCGGGCTTGGCGTCGCCAGCTACCAGAAGCTACCCATCGACGCCGTACCCGATATCACCAACGTGCAGGTGCAGATCAACACCGCCGCCGCCGGCTTCTCGCCGCTGGAAACCGAGCAGCGCATCACCTTTCCCATCGAGACGGCCATGGCCGGCCTGCCGCACCTGAAGCAGACCCGCTCGCTGTCGCGCTCGGGCTTCTCCCAGGTCACGGTGATCTTCGAGGACGGCACCGACCTGTACTTCGCCCGGCAGTTGATCAACGAGCGCCTGCAGGTGGCCCGGGAGCAGTTGCCCGAAGGCGCCGAGGCGGTGATGGGGCCGATTTCCACCGGCCTCGGCGAGATCTTCCTGTGGACGGTGGAAGCCGAGGACGGCGCCCTGAAGGAGGACGGCACGGCCTACACGCCCACCGACCTGCGGGTGATCCAGGACTGGATCATCAAGCCGCAGCTGCGCAACGTGCCCGGCGTGGCGGAGATCAACACCATCGGCGGCTACGCCAAGGAGTTCCAGGTCGCCCCCGATCCCAAGCGCCTGGCCGCCTACGGCCTGACCCTGGTGGACCTGCTCACGGCCCTGGAGCGCAACAATGCCAACGTCGGCGCCGGTTTCATCGAGCGCAACGGCGAGCAGCTGCTGGTGCGCGCGCCGGGGCAGGTGAAGGACCTGGCCGACATCGCCAACATCGTCATCGCCAATGTGGCGGGCACGCCGATCCGCGTCAGCCAGGTGGCCGAGGTGCAGATCGGCCGCGAGCTGCGCACCGGGGCGGCCACCGAGAACGGCCGCGAGGTGGTGCTGGGCACGGTGTTCATGCTCATCGGCGAGAACAGCCGCGCCGTTTCCCAGGCGGTGGCGGCGCGCCTCGACGCGATCAACCGCTCGCTGCCCGAGGGCGTGGTCGCGGTGCCGGTCTACGACCGCACCCAGCTGGTGGACAAGGCCATCGCCACGGTGAAGAAGAACCTCATCGAGGGCGCCATCCTGGTGGTGGCGGTGCTCTTCCTGTTCCTCGGCAACATCCGTGCGGCGCTGATCACCGCGATGGTGATCCCGCTGTCGATGCTGTTCACCTTCACCGGCATGTTCGGCAACAAGGTCAGCGCCAACCTCATGAGCCTCGGGGCGCTGGACTTCGGCATCATCGTCGACGGCGCGGTGGTGATCGTGGAGAACGCCATCCGCCGCCTGGCCCATGCTCAGCAGCACCACGGCCGCATGCTGACCCGCTCCGAGCGCCTGCACGAGGTGTTCGCCGCCTCGAAGGAAGCGCGCCGCGCGCTGATCTTCGGCCAGCTGATCATCATGGTGGTGTACCTGCCGATCTTCGCCCTCACCGGGGTGGAGGGGAAAATGTTCCACCCCATGGCCTTCACCGTGGTCACGGCGCTGCTGGGGGCGATGATCCTCTCGGTGACCTTCGTCCCGGCGGCCATCGCGCTGTTCGTCACCGGCAAGGTCAAGGAGGAGGAGAACGTCGTGATGCGCCTGGCGCGCCGTGGCTACGAGCCGGTGCTGGGCTGGGTGATGGGCCACCGCGTGCCGGTGTTCGGCGGTGCCTTGCTGCTGGTGCTGATGTCCGGCGTGCTGGCCAGCCGCATGGGCAGCGAGTTCGTGCCCAGCCTCAGCGAGGGGGACTTCGCCCTGCAGGCGCTGCGGGTACCCGGTACCAGCCTCACCCAGTCGGTGGACATGCAGGCGCGCCTGGAAATGGCGCTGATCGCCCAGGTGCCGGAGATCGAGCGGGTGTTCGCCCGTACCGGCACCGCGGAGATCGCCTCCGACCCGATGCCGCCGAACATCTCCGACGCCTACGTGATGCTCAAGCCCAAGGACCAGTGGCCCGACCCGGGCAAGCCCCGCGAGGCGATCATCGCCGACCTGCAGCGCGTCGCCGCCTCGGTGCCGGGCAGCAACCACGAGCTGTCGCAGCCCATCCAGCTGCGCTTCAACGAGCTGATCTCCGGCGTGCGCAGCGACGTGGCGGTGAAGGTCTTCGGCGACGACATGGCCGTGCTCAACCGCACCGCCGGCGAGATAGCCCAGGCCCTGGAAGGCGTTGCCGGCGCCTCGGAGGTCAAGGTCGAGCAGACCTCGGGCCTGCCGGTGCTGACCATCAACATCGACCGCGACAAGGCCGCGCGCTACGGCCTCAATGCCGGCGACGTGCAGGACACCATCGCCGTGGCGGTGGGCGGGCAGAAGGCGGGCACGCTGTTCGAGGGCGACCGCCGCTTCGACATGGTGGTGCGCCTGGCCGACCCGCTGCGCACCGATATCGACGGCCTCTCGCGCCTGCTCATCCCGGTGCCGCCGTTGCCGGGCAGCGGCTCGGAGCGCATCGCCTTCATCAGCCTGGCGGAGGTGGCCAGCCTCGACCTGGTGCTCGGCCCCAACCAGGTCAGCCGCGAGAACGGCAAGCGCCTGGTGGTGGTCAGCGCCAACGTGCGCGGGCGTGATATCGGTTCCTTCGTGGAGGAAGCGGCCAGCCGCCTGGAGCGTGAGGTGAAGGTGCCCGCCGGCTACTGGACCACCTGGGGCGGGCAGTTCGAGCAACTGCAATCGGCGGCCAAGCGCCTGCAGGTGGTGGTGCCGGTGGCGCTGCTGCTGGTCTTCGTGCTGCTGTTCATGATGTTCAACAACATCCGCGACGGGCTGCTGGTGTTCACCGGCATTCCCTTCGCCCTCACCGGCGGCGTGCTGGCGCTGTGGCTGCGGGACATTCCGTTGTCGATCTCGGCGGGGGTGGGCTTCATCGCCCTGTCCGGTGTGGCGGTGCTCAACGGCCTGGTGATGATCGCCTTCATCCGCAACCTGCGCGAGGAGGGCCGCCCCCTGCACGAGGCCGTTATCGAAGGCGCCCTGACGCGCCTGCGTCCGGTACTGATGACGGCGCTGGTGGCCTCCCTCGGCTTCGTGCCCATGGCCCTGGCCACCGGCACCGGCGCCGAAGTGCAACGCCCGCTGGCGACGGTGGTGATCGGTGGGATTCTCTCTTCCACCGTGCTCACCCTGCTGGTGCTGCCGGCGCTGTACCGCTGGATATACCGCCGCGACGAAGACCCCGAGCCCGGCGTCGCGCCATGA
- a CDS encoding LysE family translocator → MTYAYSLLLISGIYLAVLASPGPNFFILSQMALSQRHRDARYVAFGITTGSVFWVIVSIAGLATLLAQHPWLESGVRLAGAAYLVWYGGRLLRSALHPTPRRTPVEQPELDGSRLAAYRIGLLTCVTNPKGAAFWTSAFAAIFPVGAPLWFYPVTVLLIGVLSFGLHIGLAQVFGSAALRSSYLRIERGINGCAGAALVALGLQRIFAR, encoded by the coding sequence ATGACCTACGCCTATTCCCTGCTGCTGATCAGCGGCATCTACCTGGCGGTGCTCGCCAGCCCCGGGCCGAACTTCTTCATCCTCAGCCAGATGGCTCTGAGCCAGCGGCACCGGGATGCGCGTTACGTCGCCTTCGGCATCACCACCGGCTCGGTGTTCTGGGTGATTGTGTCCATCGCCGGGCTGGCGACCCTGCTGGCGCAGCACCCCTGGCTGGAGTCCGGCGTGCGCCTGGCCGGTGCCGCCTACCTGGTGTGGTACGGCGGTCGGCTGCTGCGGTCGGCCCTCCACCCAACGCCACGTCGGACGCCGGTGGAGCAGCCCGAGCTCGATGGCTCGCGCCTGGCCGCGTACCGCATCGGCCTGCTCACCTGCGTGACCAACCCCAAGGGCGCGGCCTTCTGGACCAGCGCCTTCGCCGCCATCTTCCCGGTGGGGGCGCCACTGTGGTTCTACCCGGTCACCGTGCTGCTCATCGGCGTGCTGTCGTTCGGCTTGCATATCGGGCTGGCCCAGGTCTTCGGCTCCGCCGCGCTGCGGTCGAGCTACCTGCGCATCGAGCGGGGCATCAATGGTTGCGCCGGTGCGGCGCTGGTGGCGCTGGGGCTGCAACGGATATTTGCGCGCTGA
- the msuE gene encoding FMN reductase: protein MSRTIRVVVVSGSLRNPSRTHGLLQALVERLQARLAIEVHWIRVADIAGGLAGSLERDTASPALLPHLQAIENAELIIAGSPVYRASYTGLFKHLFDLVDYQALKGVPVLLAATGGGERHALVIDHQLRPLFAFFQAHTLPYGLYATTEAFTDHQLTDPAQFERIERALEPVLAFFHHAADRAA from the coding sequence ATGAGTCGAACGATAAGAGTGGTGGTGGTCTCGGGCAGCCTGCGCAACCCGTCGCGCACCCATGGGTTGCTGCAGGCCCTGGTGGAGCGCCTGCAGGCGCGCCTGGCCATCGAGGTGCACTGGATACGCGTCGCCGATATCGCCGGGGGATTGGCCGGCTCGCTGGAGCGCGACACGGCCTCACCGGCGCTGCTGCCGCACCTGCAGGCCATCGAGAACGCCGAGCTGATCATCGCCGGCAGCCCCGTCTACCGCGCCTCCTACACCGGCTTGTTCAAGCACCTGTTCGACCTGGTGGACTACCAGGCCCTCAAGGGCGTGCCGGTGTTGCTGGCCGCCACCGGCGGGGGCGAGCGCCACGCCCTGGTGATCGACCACCAGCTGCGCCCGCTGTTCGCCTTCTTCCAGGCGCACACCTTGCCCTATGGCCTCTACGCCACCACCGAGGCCTTCACCGATCACCAACTCACCGACCCCGCCCAGTTCGAACGCATCGAGCGGGCGCTGGAGCCGGTGCTCGCCTTCTTCCACCATGCGGCCGATCGCGCCGCCTGA